The Apis cerana isolate GH-2021 linkage group LG10, AcerK_1.0, whole genome shotgun sequence DNA window tCAACGAATATTTGCTCcatgcatataattataatgccaATAATTCTTGCAATCTTTTTGCGCATAGATCTGATCCTTCACTTGCTTCTTTTGAAacctataaatttaaataacttgctataattgaatataatataatgttattgttttatttgataaaagaaataattactggtgttaaattaagaaatccaTGTGGTAAACCTGGCAATATATCAAGCGTGACTGATACACCAAGCAATCGAAGTTTTCTTGCGAACATAACCGAGTCATCAAGGCATGGATCCAATTCTAatgtctataaaatattatttatatatataattttttttttattatattccataaaaaatttaagatttaagaatTTACAAGCATTTTAATAGGTGGTAATTGTGCTAAAAGATTATCCGATGCAAGATAAGGACTTAAATATGGATCTCTGGGTACtgtgaatataaattcttccaaaggactttttatattttctgtatcTAATTCTCTGGATTCTTTGTGCCTTCCACTGAGAGACCATCCAAAAAAAGACCACGATCtatcatttttcgaaatattgttATCTTCACTAATAGTACCATTTCCAATATGTGTTGAAGTATTTGTTCCACAATTTCGATaaagttcaaaaaatttattaatatattcttgagATTTTGCTTCGTCCTGTAGATGTTCCATTCCtgttatattaaagaatatacaaaaaatatttatataaaaccactataaaacaatcaaaacaatcaaaaaacaaaattaaaataaaaaattaataaaataatataaaaattatatcatgtttaaatcataacatttaattatatctttatatctttatatctttatatattattcatttatttaccaTCAGCTTCTGTTAAAGTAACAGAATTCAAAGTTGAATCAGATGGTAAAGATGCTAATTTATGTGCATCATTTGTTTCATCTCCATTAGGACTCAGAGCTAATGCTATTAAATCACTTTCACTTACTTCAGCAAAAGATTCTGAATCTGATTTTATACATTCGGCAACATCATgttctttttctctaaaaaataaaaaagaaagaaaatgaaataaaaaaataattgtgtgatttattctaatatataatatttaccgtgtaacttttttattatctgaagGAATATATGCTTTCAAACAACGTAAAAGAAATCCCATAGGTAATAATGGATCTGATAGGCAAAGCAATCGCGAAGGTGATAATACAAAATCAACAAGTACTGGTGTATATGCCATAAATATTCCATCAggttttctaatatttaattgtaaacattttaaagTAATTCCCAAGTTTAAATTGGCCCCAGCAGAATcacctattaaaaaattatattatttacatgcaaatattaagtatattcaaaaaaaaaatgtgcatAAAGGTATATtaggaaaataataacatgCAATTCTTTACATCTTACCAGCAAGAAGTATTTTTTGAGCTGTACTTCCAAGCAATGTACTTGCATGATTTAAAGCCCATGCATATGCATATAGCACTTCTTCGAGCGCACGAGGAAATGGAGCTTCAGGCGCTAAACTGTAATCTATACTTAAAATAGGTATACCAAGACTTATGGCCCAACCGCGTAAATATGTTTCATGAGATAAAGAAGTTTGTGCTACAAAACCTCCACCATGACAATGAATTATCAATTCATTGGACAATCCATGCAATTCTCCCCCTACTCcacctgaaccaacctgagaAAAGCATGTACTGCACAGGAGTGAAACTGATGtttcacaaaaatttctactttataaaaaggaaatgtgGAGAGGAAAATAatgactaaaaataataatagtgctATCTATATGAAATAAGTAAGTCATCTCTTTACCATTCCTAAACGACGTTTAGAACTTAAAAGTCTAACGTGTATCGGCTTTTTTCCGATATGACTATTTGGTATAGGAATTGATATAGTTGATCCATTTAATGTAGAAAGTGTCAACTCTTCAGGTGGAATAGAAATTACTTGATTTATTGCCAAAGAAGAAGATGTTATAGCGGGCAACTTCCGtgcaatatctaaaatatataatttatataatatatattaaataatatatatatatattatatatatatatatatatatatatatattaaataatatatatatatatattatatatatattaaaacaattatcaaaataaagcaaacaattattatatttaaaataaattatatatatgttattatgtaatatgttATTGAAAATCATAGCATATTACCAGTCTCATTCAGAAACCAAAAAGCTTGACAAAATGAAATGTCAGCACGTTGAGATACATCGACGATACGACGAGCTCTTATTTCAGGATCTAACATATATTTGACAGAATTAGCACATCTTGCTAGCAATGTACCATTAGCATAAAATGCTTCACTGAATGTTGCCATACAAACCAATATAGTCTTTAAAATaggttttaaattatcatgaaactgaaaacaatatttttcatatttatatatctcacatttttatatatttactagaaaataacaaaaaatagtgAATGTTTTCATCATTACCTGAAATCCTAAACATCTACCATAAAAACAATACTGATTTATGGTttctactttatttaaaatttcatgagGATTATGATTATCACCTATAAAAAGAGATGGTTTtccatcatttatatattcactCCATGAATAAAGAGTTTGTAAATGCTCTAAGCAAGTGCACAAAGATGCCAACAATTGTGAGCAAGCTTCAATTTccctataaatatttgtattattgttaatataatattatcatgaaaaaaaaaagattatattaatataatataatcttagatacaaatatttaataattttttaaaatcataattaccTCATGTGATAActtttacgaaaaaatatagaatcttTTTGACAATATATTTGATGACAGATTGAACGAGAATGAATAATGCATTTGTCTATTAGCACCAGAAAACTTCTATATCCATTACCAGGTGTCTGAACATCAAGATCAAACATTGGTGCAATTCtactaatttctttatataatggTTGTAATTGTATCAAATGATCTAGTATAGCCATAAGTGCAGCTCTAATTCTAATACTGTTCTCATCTTGATGTGGCATGAAATATTCTGCATTAGCATGACATAATTCGCGTAATGCGCCCCATTGTAGAGGTTCCACATCTTCAAATGGTCTATCAAAGTCATCATCG harbors:
- the LOC107994522 gene encoding hormone-sensitive lipase isoform X1; its protein translation is MNKQNTAQMSLDDDFDRPFEDVEPLQWGALRELCHANAEYFMPHQDENSIRIRAALMAILDHLIQLQPLYKEISRIAPMFDLDVQTPGNGYRSFLVLIDKCIIHSRSICHQIYCQKDSIFFRKSYHMREIEACSQLLASLCTCLEHLQTLYSWSEYINDGKPSLFIGDNHNPHEILNKVETINQYCFYGRCLGFQFHDNLKPILKTILVCMATFSEAFYANGTLLARCANSVKYMLDPEIRARRIVDVSQRADISFCQAFWFLNETDIARKLPAITSSSLAINQVISIPPEELTLSTLNGSTISIPIPNSHIGKKPIHVRLLSSKRRLGMVGSGGVGGELHGLSNELIIHCHGGGFVAQTSLSHETYLRGWAISLGIPILSIDYSLAPEAPFPRALEEVLYAYAWALNHASTLLGSTAQKILLAGDSAGANLNLGITLKCLQLNIRKPDGIFMAYTPVLVDFVLSPSRLLCLSDPLLPMGFLLRCLKAYIPSDNKKVTREKEHDVAECIKSDSESFAEVSESDLIALALSPNGDETNDAHKLASLPSDSTLNSVTLTEADGMEHLQDEAKSQEYINKFFELYRNCGTNTSTHIGNGTISEDNNISKNDRSWSFFGWSLSGRHKESRELDTENIKSPLEEFIFTVPRDPYLSPYLASDNLLAQLPPIKMLTLELDPCLDDSVMFARKLRLLGVSVTLDILPGLPHGFLNLTPVSKEASEGSDLCAKRLQELLAL
- the LOC107994522 gene encoding hormone-sensitive lipase isoform X2 codes for the protein MNKQNTAQMSLDDDFDRPFEDVEPLQWGALRELCHANAEYFMPHQDENSIRIRAALMAILDHLIQLQPLYKEISRIAPMFDLDVQTPGNGYRSFLVLIDKCIIHSRSICHQIYCQKDSIFFRKSYHMREIEACSQLLASLCTCLEHLQTLYSWSEYINDGKPSLFIGDNHNPHEILNKVETINQYCFYGRCLGFQFHDNLKPILKTILVCMATFSEAFYANGTLLARCANSVKYMLDPEIRARRIVDVSQRADISFCQAFWFLNETDIARKLPAITSSSLAINQVISIPPEELTLSTLNGSTISIPIPNSHIGKKPIHVRLLSSKRRLGMVGSGGVGGELHGLSNELIIHCHGGGFVAQTSLSHETYLRGWAISLGIPILSIDYSLAPEAPFPRALEEVLYAYAWALNHASTLLGSTAQKILLAGDSAGANLNLGITLKCLQLNIRKPDGIFMAYTPVLVDFVLSPSRLLCLSDPLLPMGFLLRCLKAYIPSDNKKVTREKEHDVAECIKSDSESFAEVSESDLIALALSPNGDETNDAHKLASLPSDSTLNSVTLTEADGMEHLQDEAKSQEYINKFFELYRNCGTNTSTHIGNGTISEDNNISKNDRSWSFFGWSLSGRHKESRELDTENIKSPLEEFIFTVPRDPYLSPYLASDNLLAQLPPIKMLTLELDPCLDDSVMFARKLRLLGVSVTLDILPGLPHGFLNLTPQVI